In Oryzias melastigma strain HK-1 unplaced genomic scaffold, ASM292280v2 sc00336, whole genome shotgun sequence, the sequence AGTTTCATTGAAAGTCCATTTGTCTTAGGACGTCAATCACTTCTTCTCTCTTCGGTTTATTGAAGTTCTAGCCAAACAttctgcctttcctgtgatagtgggtGGGCTCATGTAAGACCAGCGACAGGGCAACGGCGAGCACACACACCActcgaatgtctggctgcatttcacagcagatcacagaaCTTTGATAGGTCGCTgcatcgcatcagccaatcaggaagtcagctttggacatgtgatgttttcagcgACCCGATGAGCAGGTAAAATACAGTACTGATCCAATATGAGCGTGGGGATATTGGTCAAGTGGCATACCTGCTCACTGTGTGTGGGAGCATGGGCAGATGACATGCAGTGTAAATACTGCTCTGGGATAATACTAAGTCCAAACCAATTACCTTTGGTGGAGCAGCTGATCCGCATGCTTGAAAGTTCATGTGCATCTATTACTACATGTGTGCAGCACCTTGACTTAAGCCTCAGATCATCACTTTGTCTGACCTAGAATGTGACTACATCAATGCACGGGCCTGCTGCTCCAAGCTCAACAAAGTAAACCTCTTCTGTCCTTAAACACTTTGgtcactttttgttgtttcttttcttcattgttttctatgtttttgttgtttggtcCTTATTGACATTTTGgcacttttgttgttgttttttaaaaactgttgttgtttttgggaTCTGCTTCTTGTTGTGTTTGCAGTGGATCATTCCAGAGATGGTTGCGCAGTGTCTCTCCACCATGCTCATGATGGTCTCCATGCATTGGTTCATCTTTCTGCTCAACCTGCCTGTAGCGGCCTGGAACATCTACAGGTAGATGCAGCCTCATGGCTGAGGGTCACAGCTCTACAGACGAAGAAAGATTTGCTCAGACATGTTCCTGCAGGTATACCAAGGTCCCTATGGGAAACATGGGAGTGTTTGACCCGACAGAGATCCACAACCGAGGCCTGCTCAAGTCCCACATGAAAGAAGCCATGATTAAATTGGGTTACCACCTACTCTGcttcttcatttatttgtacAGGTAACATGTAGTGTTCATAAAGCGTACATATTTGCATAAGCAGCCTCTAACATGCTTTCGCCTTCTTTTTCAGCATGATTCTGGCTCTGATTAATGACTGATCGAGCCAATTGGCCTCTTCGATCTATGAAACGTCTGAGCACAGGTTTATCATCATGCTGACACTGTCAGAGACGGTCTCCACTCTGGCACATCAACACCACTATCTTGAAGCTCCTGCACAAACTGCAGTCTTACTTTGAGGATGGCATCCTCCCAGCAGCTGAACAGAACATTTTGAGAGTGTCAACCTTCAAAGATCACCAGAGCTCAGTAGTTTCAGTCCCACAGGCTGGCCCTGTTTTTGCTGACCTGTTAGCAGACTTCTGGTTTAGtcatattgatgtttttataaaGAGACAAACTGATTCTGACTCACTCGTCAATCCAAAAGATCCATTAACTCGCTAAAGGATCCAGACTCTAGCACAGGTCGTGCTCCGACCATTCCCAGGTGTCACTATAAAATCCTTTCTTTCTCACTCACATACATATTTGTCCCATAATCTTTTGCCAGTTGTACAAAGTAATGATAAAAACTGGAGGTTTATTTGGGAGAACACCTGGacacaagtttgttttaaatggttCTTACTGTGCCAGCAAGGTTTCAGCTGAATGGGAACTCTTATGACAAACCTTCCAGAAAATTCTGTGGATTTCTGCAGACCATTAAAAGCTTTCTCAACATCAAGGTGGGTAGAAAGGAACCACTCCTCTGCAGTGTTGAAGTTTTGAAGACGTCGGGCTTCAGTGCGTGGGTTCTGAGGAATCGGTTGTAGTCCTTGTTCTGTTGACGGTCCATTTGATGTGATGATGTGAAGCCAGAGATTTCGTGGTGACCCTTGCTGTTCTCAGACAACCTGGAATAGAGACTTTCTGCATAGACCAAATCTTTCACCTTTTACTGTTTTAGTTTTACCTGTAACAAAATGGTGATGTGTCCCTCCTACTCAGTGATGTGCGCAACAGTGTTTGCTGCCCCGCTGGTCTCTTCAGACCAATGACGATCAGAGTCAGTGACTTCTACAGGGTGTGCCTGCCATGTGACACTGTTATTGGTTTGTAGGTGACTGTCAGTGCAGTGTGGAATGACTGTGAGGACGTTTCATTAATAAAATGGGGCAAAGTCATTTGTCTCGTGTATTCTGTGAAGAGTTGGAGCTGTGCTTGGGATGAGATCCTTCAAGGTTTGATAAACAATTACTTTCGTCATTCTCACGAGACacacaaagaaatgaaaagctATTAAGAAGTAAATAAAGGATTCAAGTGTATAGAAACAAGGAAAAATCTGTACTACACGTCTGTGTTTCACCTATTTCTTacctgttgctttttttttttatacttgtcctgtccaacagctgagccaacagatgtgggctgagagcttcttgtgttgggcagattttactgtcacaacagggatttatNNNNNNNNNNNNNNNNNNNNNNNNNNNNNNNNNNNNNNNNNNNNNNNNNNNNNNNNNNNNNNNNNNNNNNNNNNNNNNNNNNNNNNNNNNNNNNNNNNNNNNNNNNNNNNNNNNNNNNNNNNNNNNNNNNNNNNNNNNNNNNNNNNNNNNNNNNNNNNNNNNNNNNNNNNNNNNNNNNNNNNNNNNNNNNNNNNNNNNNNNNNNNNNNNNNNNNNNNNNNNNNNNNNNNNNNNNNNNNNNNNNNNNNNNNNNNNNNNNNNNNNNNNNNNNNNNNNNNNNNNNNNNNNNNNNNNNNNNNNNNNNNNNNNNNNNNNNNNNNNNNNNNNNNNNNNNNNNNNNNNNNNNNNNNNNNNNNNNNNNNNNNNNNNNNNNNNNNNNNNNNNNNNNNNNNNNNNNNNNNNNNNNNNNNNNNNNNNNNNNNNNNNNNNNNNNNNNNNNNNNNNNNNNNNNNNNNNNNNNNNNNNNNNNNNNNNNNNNNNNNNNNNNNNNNNNNNNNNNNNNNNNNNNNNNNNNNNNNNNNNNNNNNNNNNNNNNNNNNNNNNNNNNNNNNNNNNNNNNNNNNNNNNNNNNNNNNNNNNNNNNNNNNNNNNNNNNNNNNNNNNNNNNNNNNNNNNNNNNNNNNNNNNNNNNNNNNNNNNNNNNNNNNNNNNNNNNNNNNNNNNNNNNNNNNNNNNNNNNNNNNNNNNNNNNNNNNNNNNNNNNNNNNNNNNNNNNNNNNNNNNNNNNNNNNNNNNNNNNNNNNNNNGCCGAGGACCCCCCTGCCCCACtccaggtacgagccagggccccccaagggcgACCCACCCCacactccagacaaccgcccgccCCACCGCGAAAGGTCCAGGGGGGGAGCAgggcaggggccgcccacccccgccgagcagaggggaacccaagagaaacggagcccccaaggagtgatgtaaacaaggcccgaccaggcacacccactgatggaggttggagaggactagttctcgagagcagGGACAGgactccgcaccaccgagatctggacacccccaggctcctgctagatcttaaatctcagggatcccactcccggcatGGGGAGGAGACCGCCAGGTCCAGGAGActggcacccaagagactagaccaccaggccgaggtcccccccccaccccccgccagggatggggtaggggacagaaggtcaaGAGTCCCGCCTTCCTTGTGTGATCTTTCGTGTTGCTTTAGTGTTCTCTGCAACCTGATGCTTGCACCATGCCCATAGCAAAATATGTATAAACATTTTCCACCTTAGGGGCTTACCAGGTTGTCTATGATCTTAACATTTCCTGTGGGCGATCTTCGTGCCCCCccacaggtttgcccatttttccaactagaaccattgactgtaaaaatactggacaTCTCGatccatgaggtcccccattggaaatgcattacttccacTCCTCATGAAAGTAGGACGCCGCTtacaccgtcacttcctgaaacggctattgccatattgcaaacatctgcaacccatcttcagtgattggtctgagtctctgtgagtcatagctgagtcatgaatctacaggaagtactgtcaccaatctaaagtgagtttattgtgaatatccgcctctttccacgcctctaccacgagacagcgggatgtaaacagcttctactttaataacaccagagaattgtacaagtcattgttNNNNNNNNNNNNNNNNNNNNNNNNNNNNNNNNNNNNNNNNNNNNNNNNNNNNNNNNNNNNNNNNNNNNNgctgctgactctgacggtcgacatgtctggatcagcagtctccatgacttactTAATGtttggagccaccatggagagataaaagagcctcgtgtggatctggagccgcaggttgcagactcctgactTAGttgtacatagacatgaacaaatgttcaataaaattGTTCAACAGacagacaatggaccaaagacatagacagagGACGCAAAAACGTATTTtaggcacaaatggaaccccatacagcccagcctcagcAAGACTCTGTTTTTGGAGATCCCAAAGTAAATTGTGTTTGAGAACCCTGTGCTAGAGCAATTATCGTAAAATAAAGGAATTCCTTCAAACTGCGTTCTTGCGCATTTCATCCTTCTGACTCTTATTTTTCCTGTGTCCTTTATTTGCAGGGCCAGTTTTTCCTTCTCTATAAAAGACATATTCACCTGAGGGGAGTTGAAAAAACTGGTTTGTTCAGAAAATCTAAAGCAATTGTTCATAAACATAGAGTGATGCTAAGATGTCATTAAGCttagtcataattaaaattgtcttgttttttaagcaGTCCCAGGGTTTAATCATCAAAAAACCTTGAAATTCAAATTAATGGAGAACCAATTGAACAAGGAGAGGAAGAAAAATATGTAGGGGTGATACTGGACTCTGCTAAATTTTAAAAGACATTAAACAAATCTCAAGAAATATGAAAGAAAGTGTTGTTTTAGAATGATCAGGGGATGTTTAacgtttgaatgtttttgtttttaacacattgatTTTATCCCATGTGTCTTATTGCACCACTGTTTGGTCTCTGAGCAGCCAAACCTCCTTAAAACCCATTGAGAGGCTCTACAATCAGGCCTTcaaaactttatatatatatgtaaaaaacacattcttatcACTGTTATATTTGAAGGAAATAcaagattttacattttatgaatttcATTAACTACAGccatttaaagcagttttttatgTCTAACTGGATTTGtcagggggctgcacggtggtgcagtggttagcactcttgcctcacagcgagaaggccccggttcgaatcccggctgggacctttctgtgtggagtttgcatgttctccccgtgcatgcgtgggttttcaccggggactccggcttcctcccaccgtccaaaaacatgcttcataggttaattggtgactctaaattgcccctaggtgtgaatgtgagagtgaatgtgtgtgtgattgaggccctgcgacggactggagacctgtccagggtgtaccccgccttcgcccatcagtagccgggataggctccggcaccccgcgacccctaaagggaagaagcggtcaagcagatggatggatggatggatttgtcAGGAAAGACTAACAGGAGCTTGAGCTTGAGCTTTTCAGGAGCAGGTACTGTAAGGCTGAGATGTTCCAGCAAGGCTGTGATGCAGGAGCTGGTTTAAATAGGCACAGTCACAGGTGACAGGAATCAGGAGGAGATTACCTTGAGGGGGTGGAGCAGGGCCGGCATGACAGTCATGCTCCTAAAAGAGAATAATtctaaaaaagacttaaaaacgaAATATGaagtttaaatgtggaaaaaaaacaatttgtcacaaaatgttaaactgAAGGCAAGTAAAATTGATGGGAATGAATGAGTAAACTGTTAGAACTCATGGCTAATGTCCaaagttaaagacaaaaaatcaaAGTACTCTAGTGAAGAATATCGAAGAAGTCAAGCCTCTTCGGCTAGCAGGGAAGATAGCTATCAGGGCCGGACTTGGATAGCATGAACCTGAGCGGTAAAAGTGGAGGCAGCTTTCCACGCACCGATACCGACCCCAGTGCTGAACGCTGCCCCCAGGTCCATCCTGGTCAAGTTTTCAAGCTttagaatgaaagaaaaaatattaaaagcagCTTGGCAGAAGCGCGGAATCCAACTGAACGGGAAAACCGACAGCTTAGACCAGGACTATGTGCTGGAGATCCTGCAAAAACGAAAGGAGTATGTTGAAGTGAAAGCAGCattgaaggaaaagaaaatccaCTCTAACCCACAGAATTGACTATTTTATAGTTTTCAGCAAAGACTTACATAAAACTCAAGACTGCAAAACAGGTGGTATAGACCTGTCTGATCATAGCccagtatattttaaaaacttcttcttttcctttcggcttttaccttcaggggtcgccacagcgaatcagtttcctccatctaagcctgtcttcagcatcctNNNNNNNNNNNNNNNNNNNNNNNNNNNNNNNNNNNNNNNNNNNNNNNNNNNNNNNNCTGGTTTGACAGCATACTGCATACTGTGTATTTGAGACGAGGAACATGGTCTGAACAATAAAGACTTTTATAGATTCCTCCAGATTAGGGCATATATCCAAAAATATTAATCATAAATTACGATAAATATCCAGACAAACAAAGTATTTATGGAAGCGTACACTTTAAACAATACTCAAAAGACAAATCTCAAAGTTATATAAGGGGCTACAACAAACAAAGGAAACACTGTCacgcaaaacaaaaatgtgcaaaagaaGGAAACCGGGAAAATACAGACCAGGAATGGGAAGCCCTTTCTGAAACTCAATAGAAAACTTCTAACTCATGGCGAGAGTTCTGCTGGAAAAATCTTGTTAGGTTCTTTATAACTCCAGCCCAAAGGAAGCATTGTACAAACTCTTCATTCTGCTGGAGGAAATGTGAAGGACTGGaagaaaatcatcttcatgTCTTCTGGACATGTCAACAAATAATCCACTTCTGGATGGAAGTACATAAAGTCCTAGAGACAGTGTTTCAGATGGACATCCCCCTCAAGATGGAGACTCTATACATGGGAGTTTAGGATAATGAAAATGTCAGACTACATATCTGTTTCAGATACTGAGTGGGACAGCAAGGAAAGCAACAACAAGAAAGTGTCTTAAACCAGGGAGGACAATGTTAAATGACTGGATAGACACTGTTAATAAGGTTTATAGAGGGAAAAGATAACTTTTTGTATAAGGATGCAACAAAAAGATGGAGGAGTTGGATTGAGTTTGTAATATCTGTCAGAACTGATTTAGTTGAGAACAGATGTCATTGTAGACCTaggttcttctgtttttaacatttcttttaagaTATAGAAGGTACACCCCTAATGATtggctgtttttgttgatttattgtattttgtataatggaaaaactaataaagaaaaaaacaaaaaacaaaacacagaatacCTCTTCAAACATGGCCAAAACACCACTTTGTCGTGTGGTATCTTGTATATTAAGAAAGTTTgctgttaaaaatacaatagttgGAAGAAAGCTTTATTTGTAGTTCTGAAAGTACATGTGAAAATCCCCCAGAATGGACCTGCAGGACAGAGCAGAACGTTTTACTCTTCTTCAGAACCGTCCAGGCACCAATCATCTCTGGTTCTGAAGTGTCCTATGGATTGAGTGCTTGGACTGCCCAGCAGAACCTCACTGTGTCCGACAGACTTGGCTGCACTTGGTTTATATGAAGAGAACCGTgaattctgcttttatttacacGTCTGTCCACCAATAAAAAGCTTCAATAAAAGCTGTGCATCTCTGGGTTCTTCAGCATCTCATCCATGCTGCGTTGCTGCCACCAAAGCAAATAGATTTGAGCCCCCCCTCTTGAAATAGAAAACAGTCTTGACAGGCATGAAGCTGATGAAGTGGTCAACCCTGGAAGGCGTGGAGCTCCTCTTCACTAAAGCCCAGCTGCTTCAGCAACCTGAGAGGAAACAGACGAAAACCAATGTGGAAACAACTCTGGGCCTCGTTTCAAGCAGGGGGGTACCCAaacgttttcttgtgagggtcacataactgttttctcttCTGATGGGGgccacagcctaaacgtaaacagttatggttttccagaaagccacacatggtcaaatttttaataattcctgtctgtaatcttcacagaaaaaataatacgaaaacattttaaatgaaaccaaTAAACAGTCTATGCTCACCTgtcacagttcagactgcagaaggtggAATGAGAAGTCACAAAGTGAAAAGTGGGTCTGGATCagccagatttaaaaaaaacaaaacaaaaaaaaacatgcatctcTGAGAGTGTTTGGGGGCCCAGGCCAAAAGTGGAGCCGGGCcctagtttggggacccctgctttaaggaGACCCCAATGGAGAAAGAAATGAGAGCTTAATCGGAGTTCTGTATTATCATAAAGAAGTCCTTTTTACAATTACCCACAACCCTAAAGTTCAGTTTTGTTCACGCATTTATATGTTTGGAGTGTTTTCATCCAAAACTGGGCTTGACTTTTACATTCAAAGATTCACTGCAGCtcagctaattttttttttttccagtcaatACACCTAATTGTGCTTTTGTACCTGTAATCTGataaattttcagatttgacatTTTAGACTAATGTGTAAATGAGAAACCACAAACACAGTATAGTATAGTACAGTATAGTTCCAGTATTGCTGGAAGGAGTTGCCGTGATCCCCTCTGTTCTGACGAGATCTACTGATAAAACGCTGTGCTGCATCAGCTCAGGTAACAGCAGGTAAGGTGAATCTTGGTTCATGAACAGATCTACCAGCCTACATCCTGAACATTCAGCTCAGATCAGCTAAATGCTGGTTTGCTGCTGTACTTTCCATGACTGTAACATTGAGAGGAAAgacttgaaaaaagaagaactatGAACAGATTGATCTGTCGACTTTGAGAGGCCACGCCACAAagcttttcttctgaaagacaGAATGTGCTTTTTCCAAGTTCTAAAAACAAGGTTTCCTTCTGCAGTCAACACGCTTCGTCAGATAGAGTTCTTGTGTTTTAAACCTGATAACAAAATTCACAaatggaacatttgaaaaattagcttttatttgatATTGAAAAGCCTATCAATGGGGCTTCCT encodes:
- the cnih4 gene encoding protein cornichon homolog 4, yielding MEAVVFIVSLADCCALIFLSVYFIITLSDLECDYINARACCSKLNKWIIPEMVAQCLSTMLMMVSMHWFIFLLNLPVAAWNIYRYTKVPMGNMGVFDPTEIHNRGLLKSHMKEAMIKLGYHLLCFFIYLYSMILALIND